Within Spinacia oleracea cultivar Varoflay chromosome 4, BTI_SOV_V1, whole genome shotgun sequence, the genomic segment AAAGACATTACTAATGCAACTCCCAATTCCCTGGTTTTTAAATCATAGAAAACAAACTAATACATTTATCCTCTACTCTTTGGTAGTAGAGAGGATCTGTCAGGAATGAAAATTTCACCCTGACCCGATGGATGTCTGCAGTGGCGGATCCAAGGGGGGGCCTACCCGGGCCTTGGCCCACCCCATGGATCTGCTACgctataaataataaatgttcCAATACATTTGCAAAATAGGTTTAGCCCAGTTGGTTCTATAGTCAAAGCCTTGGGGAGCTTTAACTGTTagacattttcttttatttatttttaattttaatttcaagttttaTTTCCATTACTTTTAGCCCTCAAGAATAGACTAGTTTATCTTTATGTGTTTTCTTATAATCAGTTTGTCTTTTAAGAATCCATTATTTCATAAACTAGGATTTTTTCCTATTATGATAAATGACTATTTTTTTGATGGAAAATAAAATCTCACAAAATTAAATAACATATACAATTTGGCCCACTCAATAAAATCATTCTGGATCCGACCCGATTATGTGGACGAAAATCTGACGAAATACAGATCTTAACCGGGTGGTGGGTGGATCGGGTGATGGATTGGTTCGGATTCAGGTTGACATTCATCCGATCCATCACCCGACCCATCCATCCATACATGATTTTTATATGTTTTAAATCAAAGTTTCTAATTCTAAACTCTAATGTCTTTAATGAACTAAATGAAACGAATGAGTAATAGAAAAATCAAAGCCCGAAGACCAAAGAGGATGAAACAGAGGCAACCGACAACCGTTATTCCTCCTTTTAGGGTTCTTGTCCTTCTCCAACTCCTCAATCTTGAATCTGCGAGTCCACTGCTCCTTCTATTCTTTGAGATCCGGCAATCATTCACCTCTCCAGCAAGTTTATCATGTTAATCTTTTTTTCTGTGTGTTTAGTAgggttattttttttaatttcgttCAACAAAGTTTTAATTTCGGGGCTAGTCGAATTCGTATCCTAATGggtagagttgtatctaaatcatacattttaaaatcaatgactCATATTGGTGAGAAAAAATGGCTTCATATTGGTGAGAAAAAATAAAGGGgattttggaaagataatatatgaaccattgatttttTCATTCAATGGTCGATATGCTCAAACTCTACCATATAgagttgttccggtgttgtaaagatggaaacaatgggcttcgaatgaaggcccctttgtatgtgttgaagatcttgcttgtttgaatgagtggagtccgaattcacctgcacaagagcaaagtcactagcctcgggggtgtttccgaggaaagcccctccgatgcctaagtaagaatgatgctcggattctagagagaagttctctagaagagtagtcttaaggcggtaaattggacgtaccttgaggtgtgagccttggcggcctatttatagtgtttgcataataaatgcccataggtcatttattactattgggccttgggccttaatggatggctgaatagccactgGTGGGTtcgatgttgttgtttagagccattgggctttggacttagtggcccaattgagagtcaattgggagcccaaacaacatgccccccagacccggtccatttagaattaaatgggtgggtttccagctgtcagaagtccgaaagttccctcttttttttgaaaagggatgatttgcattgatgacaagtgttgggaattGTACTGTGTCATGGAGATCATGggtttgaggaagttgatgcgccctttctcttttctataaatactgggtgctttgctcctttttaactttttactccttatttcaaacccattctctctctaaattccggcgatcgcagtgcaatttgcttcttcagatctacgaaattcggccaactttagacttcgggaacttgtgttgttcgctttatcggcgaattccgcttcggaaaaaggtaatttgtttctgagttctccttttttcttcgttcttccttctacccctcaatctaaaccctagatcgagatttcgcgaccatggcaaagaaCAGGGGCAAAAGCAAGTTCGTTGTTGGCTCCTCGAGTGAGAgagagaacgtgccttcggggagGTTACCGAAATCTTCGAGGGGTCGACCTTCGGAGAGGCCGTTGGAGAAGAGTTcgattggttgggatgcttccgaaGATGAACGCGCAACCTCTGGTGAGAGAGCTGGCTTTTCGGGTGCTCGTCGTCGTTACtccgagtttccagttcattggacggaagctgatccgaagggcaagtatgcctcaattttgcatgagaccacgcagatcgacggtccgttggagaaatcggtcagcggtgactggttggtggaagcgaagttagggaattatcatcggaaggccgaggagctatacggaattcagcatgccttggggtattggtgcgagcttcctgagcaagagcgtcctcgggtgactcatccaccgagggggttcatttccgtgtatactcaccatttggagaatggtctccgctttcctctggatccgttcgtatccgagcttttggtgtcgtacaacattagtttggcccagctcacacccaaatctatgaggcacataatcggatttagatgggtgtgtgacTTCGTCAATTTCCCCTGCTCTGTCGCTGTTTTTCGGGATCTTCACGATCTGGTtctcaaccatgcttccaagggtgatgggtatggttggtggaccattgtcaacaagaagtcccgaaagaggggggatccgaactacatcacggcgtacccctaccttagctctgaccacaattggaaaacggagtggttgctcgtccgtgtgccgacggatccgaagcatcccaacttttatcgtcctccgaagtggttcgtggctcctgatcctgatatgagggGTGTGGCAGCTCCAGATCGGAACCATCGCCACTATGTGGacctcctccagtggttcttggctcaagaggataaccatcgactgccgtctagctggcttccgaatctcaattacattttgagggaggacattcttgctgttgccggtctcagcaggatctttgacaggggtaggtgtctttcggctgagaCCGTTTTTCAGTAAGTTTGTCCTCTTTCCTGCTTCGTTTTGCTGAcatgttttgtgctttgtttttgcagagtacggctttagccgcattgatcctaagaagttgggcatttctttggatttgaagactattcacgacccggctcccgagtacaagttcggaaaagataaccctcgtaatcctcgtctgaaggattacgtgttgtctccttcgggggttgctcggatatccgaagttcgagctgatccgtgggattccgcCTCCTCTGTTGAAGCTGTTCCTGTGAAGGTTGTGCTTCCTGAGTTGAAGACAACTTCGGACCCGGTGAGTGTTCATTTATAGGCTCGATTTTCTGTTTGTCTTTTTCTTttcggttggccgtcggctaacgtcttggtcctggaccatctttttagggtcctgggactgacgctgtgccgcgtgccgttccttcggtttcatctccggctcggatagatatctctttatctaggaaccgggtatttcccgcttttttctctatttcttcctttttcttcttttatattcgttgacccttggtctcccctttttaggatcaacgcaaaaggaagggtagcactcttttgaggccttccacgcatccgaagaaagcgaaggcttctcagccctcggagaaggtatttgttctgacttggagtTTTTGTAGTTCGTTTCTCCCTTTTTCTGAAACTAATCTTTGAACGCTTGCTATGTAGGAAGCGGTTTCGGAAGTTATGCCTCCTCCTAAgaatcttcttcacttcatgcccttgccggggcagaagttaaagagtgtggtggttgctgaaccgccgcccgtggatcagccgctgatcgaggaagatatcatccCCTCTCCCCTGAAACCATCTGCTGCTTCGGGGATCgaaatccaggatatcaccgaggtgatggaggcgattgaagccgattTTGTTCCTGGTTTGGTTGTCCCTGAGGTAGCTGAGGAGAAGGAGTCTGCTGATCTTCCCTTCGAGAGAGAGAAGAGTCCAGACAAGGAGATGATAGATCTCTCGGGCCCCGAAGCTGCGGTCCCCGAGGTTCAGAAGGAGGTTCCCTCTGCTggagaggaggagcagcccgagcaaggtttgacgaggaagaggcgccactcaactttgggctctacttctacctcggccctggataggctgatccatgctgatccctgttcggatgttccgctaaaacggatccccgaagaagtaagggaggcgatggctcgatatgctagggctccgattttgggagaggaccccttggcccacgtgggatccttggtgggccccgaggctgctcgggagaatatgcttcgtgctaacccgcagtggagggttcctggggccgaagagaggaatccggctatgatggcccagtactatctgaacgaggtaatttgctagatttttctctttgagttgtgtttctgttttatgtttttcctattttgctcatctttctctcgttcccaggctgttttctggtcttcgttcgcttccgagtgtagctcggttgaggagaaacaactgaggaaatatcgtgaggcttatgctcgtgatattcccattttggaccagaaggctgggcaactcctctccgagcttacggaactcaagcagctgtaccttcattatagtcgcgaggctagagagtctgctgagaagatcgggaccgaggttggccagctcatcttccgagttgaagaggatgctgagaagatcgcttcctttgctgaggaaaagaaggatatggccgctaagttcgctagcgaacttgaGGAAAAAGATAGACTCTTCCAGGAGATGAAGTCTAAATTTGAAGCGGCCGACAAGGAGCATAAAGAGGCGGAGTTAAGGCTCCACCATTTTGTCCAGCATCGGGAGCTGATCCAGCAGCAAGCTGATAAGGTGCCTGTCCTTCGGCTGAAGCTTTGGGAAAAGGATGACTATATTCGGAAGCTGGAGCAGGAGCGAGTcaacctctacactgctgatcagtgtagagagcagtattggaacggcatcctgggtgctcggcgcatgtttgcgaagcacatgcctcacttcccttggaacgagaaagttcccctatggatgcaggccgaggaccacttggtggaatgccaagctgatcgagatgaagctgaagctgaacgccaagctgctcttgcagaggctcgggcccagaaggccaCTTCCGAgggtgatactactgctgggggttcttcgaaggatgctcccctgggGGCCGCTCCTGAGACTCCTAAGAGTTAGGgactcgggcagtcgtcttcttcagagtcggtcggttccagttgaggacttccgaatatgtgcttgcttttcccccttttgcctcggcgctgcgttgtactcgtttctttttgctttcttagtacttcggtaggccggtattgtctgttgatggctgccgattttaactgtttcattttgttttcaatttttgaggttttcaatgtatttgtacttcccccaaatattgaataaaaaatgaatgtttgttacttggctgcttcttttcaacttgttctttcgcaattttaggtctttaaatccgtagatttctcgagctcctctttctgtagacttgctaaaaaccttttgatcttgcgagctctttaaatccgtagatcggttaagagactttttaacttttgcgagttcttcaaatccgtagatctgctaagagactctttgactttgtgagttcttcaaatccgtagatctgctaagagactctttagttttgcgagttcttcaaatccgtagatctgctaagagactctttagttttgcgagttcttcaaatccgtagatctgctaagagactctttagttttgcgagttcttcaaatccgtagatctgctaagagactctttagtttccagactcttcaaatccgtcgatctgctcagaggtttggattgttcttccgatctcttgtggttcggaaacctgggcaagagatcgctagtctgcctctttagttatgccttcggcgatccgtggatctgagccggagttttataacttgattcgagcgactgtttgttgcgaacaaattttattagggtaccgcgaatccgaggattctggacgattccctgaagtgtttgatttggtcatttcttgcattttatcaaggaatgggcaaagtcaacctgtttttagtctcggattgatcagatccgaggctgcatatatatataaagggacaataattatagagataagtttaatgaaacacatggtgccaatggctttcctcttctcattaaacaacttacttggtttacagacagagatcatacaaaatatttcttgagaacatcggtattccaatggttcttcagaattgttccatctaactgtttcagcatatacgtgcctggccttttttcggaatggatgatgtatggtccttcccaagtggctgagagtttgccatggatccgtcctttctgaaccgaggcggcgtttctgagtactagatcaccgacttttaggggtctggcgttgactcttcggttgtaatgcttgttgaccctctgcaaataggctgcgttgagtgtccttgcatcgttccgagcttcgtccagtagatcgagagcttcggatagaagttgattgttgctttctccttggagcccatcatacctgttgtatgcctggatcctcaggctttctgttccgatttccacaggaattacagcttcggatccatatacaaggtggaacggtgtttgcccggtagcttctttctcagtggtccgaagggaccatagcgttccgggtagctcttctaaccatttgtttttgtcatcttcgactcttttcttgagtgcattgaggatgagtttgttagcagcttcggcttgcccgttgctttgtgggtgacagactgccgagtacgctaggtgtatgccgaactgtttgcaccacttttgcaacggggtgttgtcgaactgtttcccgtggtcgaagaccatcagtcttggtatgccgaaccttgtgatgatgttctgccatatgaacttgcggacctgaggttcggtgatggaggagacagcttcggcttcgatccatttgctaaaatagtcgactcctacaatcaaccacttcttctggttcgtcgctgaggggaaaggaccaatgatgtctaacccccactgtgcgaatggtaatgGATACAgcgttgattgtagggtttgagctggttgatggatggctggtgcgaacttttggcatttctcgcatttccttgccatctgctttgcctcggaaaccatagtgggccaccagtacccagcccgaagggctttatgtgccaatgtcctgcctccgatgtggtttccgcatatcccgaggtggatttcccttaggatgtagtcagcgtctgttggacccacacattttagcagcggagcagagaatgatttcctcatgagctctccttcggcgctgatgatgaaccatttgttgaatctttttagttttctcgcttgcagcttatcttcgggaagttctcccctttctttgtatgcaactactgcgtccatccagctaggttcggtacgtaagctgcatactgtggtgggtagcaagtcgatgcttctctcttggtgaacttccacgtggaccgacctgtttaagtcgatgagtgttgagcttgcgagttttgacagtgcgtctgcttgcgtgttttgtcctcgggggatgaggatgacttcaaaggatcttaactttgacgttaaggatttaatttttgctaaataggctgtcatgctgggccatttggcctcatattcccctcggatctggttggctacaagctgggaatcagttttgaggcaaacatgttcggcctccagggataaacaaagctctatccctgcgattgcggcctcatattcggcctcgttgttggttgctttgaagccgaacttcaatgcatactctatgcttttccccgtcggggggatcagtacaactcctgctcctgagccgtttattgtggaagatccgtcagtgaagacctcccaagtgcttttcgtatcatccaacatttcctggtatgagcattcggccaagaagtctgccaatgcttgtgctttgattgctgtcctcggctgatatttgatgccgaactctgatagttcgaaggcccaggcagccaatcttcctgacctctctattttgtcgagtactttttcgagcggttggtcagttagcactgtgatctggtgggagtcgaagtacggcctcagttttcgtgcggctaccactact encodes:
- the LOC130471582 gene encoding uncharacterized protein, producing MPPPKNLLHFMPLPGQKLKSVVVAEPPPVDQPLIEEDIIPSPLKPSAASGIEIQDITEVMEAIEADFVPGLVVPEVAEEKESADLPFEREKSPDKEMIDLSGPEAAVPEVQKEVPSAGEEEQPEQEARAQKATSEGDTTAGGSSKDAPLGAAPETPKS